The following are encoded together in the Neomonachus schauinslandi chromosome 15, ASM220157v2, whole genome shotgun sequence genome:
- the TIMP2 gene encoding metalloproteinase inhibitor 2, whose translation MFKGPDKDIEFIYTAPSSAVCGVSLDVGGKKEYLIAGKAEGNGKMHITLCDFIVPWDTLSTTQKKSLNHRYQMGCECKITRCPMIPCYISSPDECLWMDWVTEKNINGHQAKFFACIKRSDGSCAWYRGAAPPKQEFLDIEDP comes from the exons ATGTTCAAAGGCCCTGACAAGGATATAGAGTTTATCTACACGGCTCCTTCCTCCGCCGTATGTGGGGTCTCACTGGACGTcggaggaaagaaggaatatcTCATTGCAG GAAAGGCCGAGGGGAATGGCAAGATGCACATCACCCTGTGTGACTTCATTGTGCCCTGGGACACCCTGAGCACCACCCAGAAGAAGAGCCTGAACCACAGGTACCAGATGGGCTGTGAGTGCAAG ATCACGCGCTGCCCCATGATCCCGTGCTACATCTCGTCTCCAGACGAGTGCCTCTGGATGGACTGGGTCACGGAGAAGAACATCAACGGGCATCAGGCCAAGTTCTTCGCCTGCATCAAGAGAAGCGACGGCTCCTGTGCGTGGTACCGCGGAGCGGCACCCCCCAAGCAGGAGTTTCTCGATATTGAGGACCCGTAA